One genomic window of Arachis stenosperma cultivar V10309 chromosome 10, arast.V10309.gnm1.PFL2, whole genome shotgun sequence includes the following:
- the LOC130956615 gene encoding pathogenesis-related protein PRB1-3-like — protein sequence MVIISFASILLPLCIVALVANEAEPPKEYLRGHNTARVMVGVPPLKWDVKLKKKAQKFVNKSLEICRGKPPPSKSPIYGQNLMLQYESAKHATAATAVAWWVAQKKYYDHKSNSCIGGRCEEYIQVVWRETTHVGCANAKCPETLCSMAKCTIIVCLYSPKGNLQGHRPF from the coding sequence ATGGTAATAATAAGTTTTGCAAGCATATTATTGCCATTGTGCATAGTAGCTTTGGTAGCTAATGAGGCAGAGCCTCCAAAAGAGTATTTGAGAGGCCACAACACTGCACGAGTAATGGTTGGGGTTCCTCCGCTGAAATGGGATGTGAAACTAAAAAAGAAAGCTCAAAAGTTTGTGAATAAAAGCCTCGAAATCTGCAGGGGAAAACCACCGCCATCCAAGTCACCTATCTACGGCCAGAATCTTATGCTGCAGTATGAATCTGCTAAGCACGCTACAGCAGCAACAGCGGTAGCGTGGTGGGTGGCACAAAAAAAGTACTACGACCATAAATCCAACTCGTGTATTGGTGGTAGGTGTGAAGAATACATTCAAGTTGTTTGGAGAGAAACTACTCATGTTGGATGCGCTAATGCTAAATGCCCAGAAACACTATGCTCCATGGCCAAGTGCACCATTATTGTTTGTCTTTATAGTCCTAAAGGAAACCTTCAAGGCCATCGTCCTTTCTAG
- the LOC130954119 gene encoding pathogenesis-related protein 1B-like, with amino-acid sequence MRIMMVIISFASILLPLCIVALVANEAEPPEEYLRGHNTARAMVGVPPLKWDVKLKKKAQKFVNKSLEICRGKPPPSKSPIYGQNLMLQYESAEHATAATAVERWVAQKKYYDHKSNSCIGGKCEEYIQVVWRETIHVGCANAKCPETLCSMAKCTIVVCLYSPKGNLQGHRPFYLITTNVICTNFSLHFLLYTFKFSLKKKRK; translated from the coding sequence ATGAGAATTATGATGGTAATAATAAGTTTTGCAAGCATATTATTGCCATTGTGCATCGTAGCTTTGGTAGCTAATGAGGCAGAGCCTCCAGAAGAGTATTTGAGAGGCCACAACACTGCACGAGCAATGGTTGGGGTTCCTCCGCTGAAATGGGATGTGAAACTAAAAAAGAAAGCTCAAAAGTTTGTGAATAAAAGCCTCGAAATCTGCAGGGGAAAACCACCGCCATCCAAGTCACCTATCTACGGCCAGAATCTTATGCTGCAGTATGAATCTGCTGAGCACGCTACAGCAGCAACAGCGGTAGAGAGGTGGGTGGCACAAAAAAAGTACTACGACCATAAATCCAACTCGTGTATTGGTGGTAAGTGTGAAGAATACATTCAAGTTGTTTGGAGAGAAACTATTCATGTTGGATGCGCTAATGCTAAATGCCCAGAAACACTATGCTCCATGGCCAAGTGCACCATTGTTGTTTGTCTTTACAGTCCTAAAGGAAACCTTCAAGGCCATCGTCCTTTCTATCTAATTACAACCAATGTTATATGCACCAATTTTTCTCTTCATTTTTTGCTATACACCTTTAAATTTtcgttaaaaaaaaagagaaaataa
- the LOC130956618 gene encoding uncharacterized protein LOC130956618 encodes MVNGAPSKPFKMERGLRQGNMLSPFLFVLVVDVLNRMIGEAVRNRRIATLLVGRDNIELSYLQFADDTILFCPLEEETVRNYRRLLRCFEVMFGLSINFDKSSLILVNCSQELVDRMCQLLGCQAASLSVKYLGIELGANPKLVKTWKPVIDKVEEKLSM; translated from the coding sequence ATGGTCAACGGGGCACCATCGAAACCTTTCAAGATGGAAAGGGGACTTCGACAAGGCAACATGTTATCACCATTTCTATTTGTGCTTGTTGTAGATGTGTTGAACAGGATGATAGGGGAGGCGGTAAGGAATAGGAGAATAGCCACTCTCTTAGTCGGTAGGGATAATATAGAGCTATCATACCTTCAGTTTGCTGATGACACTATATTATTTTGTCCGCTGGAGGAGGAGACGGTCAGAAATTACAGGAGACTCTTGAGGTGCTTTGAAGTAATGTTCGGATTGAGTATCAATTTTGACAAGTCCAGTTTGATACTGGTGAATTGTAGCCAGGAGTTGGTTGATCGAATGTGCCAATTATTAGGGTGCCAGGCGGCAAGTCTATCAGTGAAGTACTTGGGTATTGAACTAGGAGCAAACCCAAAGCTAGTTAAAACATGGAAGCCAGTAATAGATAAAGTGGAGGAGAAACTTAGTATGTGA
- the LOC130958165 gene encoding pathogenesis-related protein 1B-like — MRIMKMVIISFASILLPLCIVGMVANEAESLEEYLRGHNTERAMVGVPPLKWDVKLRKKAQELVNEYLEICWGKPPPSKSSIYGENLMWKYASAEHVTAAKAVAWWVAQKKYYDHKSNSCIGGKCEEYTQVVWRETTHVGCANAKCPDTPGVVAKCTVTICLYNPKGNLQGHRPF, encoded by the coding sequence ATGAGAATTATGAAGATGGTAATAATAAGTTTTGCAAGCATATTATTACCATTGTGCATAGTAGGTATGGTAGCTAATGAGGCAGAGTCTCTAGAAGAGTATTTGAGAGGCCACAACACTGAACGAGCAATGGTTGGGGTTCCTCCGCTGAAGTGGGATGTGAAACTAAGAAAGAAAGCTCAAGAGTTGGTGAATGAATACCTCGAAATCTGTTGGGGAAAACCACCGCCATCCAAGTCCTCTATCTACGGTGAGAATCTTATGTGGAAGTATGCATCTGCTGAACATGTTACAGCAGCAAAAGCGGTAGCGTGGTGGGTGGCACAGAAAAAGTACTACGACCATAAATCCAACTCGTGTATTGGTGGTAAGTGTGAAGAATACACTCAAGTTGTTTGGAGAGAAACCACTCATGTTGGATGCGCTAATGCTAAATGCCCAGATACACCAGGCGTCGTTGCCAAATGCACCGTTACTATTTGTCTTTATAATCCTAAAGGAAACCTTCAAGGCCATCGTCCTTTCTAG
- the LOC130954106 gene encoding pathogenesis-related protein 1-like codes for MVIIRISFVSILLPLCIVAGVQESPDEYLKVHNDARTSVGVPPLKWDVKLARKAQKYLNKLTEHCLKGKFLPTRNPYSGQNVAWHMASDHFTGAKAVEGWVAEKKYYDHKSNSCIGGDCECYIQVVWRDTTHVGCGRVKCDKCQMRCTLVVCLYSPPGNDGERPY; via the coding sequence ATGGtaataataagaataagcttTGTAAGCATATTATTGCCATTGTGCATAGTAGCTGGGGTACAAGAGTCTCCAGACGAGTATTTGAAAGTCCATAATGATGCACGAACAAGCGTTGGAGTTCCTCCGCTGAAGTGGGATGTGAAATTAGCAAGAAAAGCTCAAAAGTATTTGAATAAACTCACCGAACATTGTCTCAAGGGGAAATTTCTGCCAACCCGAAACCCTTACTCCGGCCAGAATGTTGCGTGGCATATGGCATCCGATCACTTTACGGGGGCAAAAGCGGTGGAGGGGTGGGTTGCCGAGAAGAAGTACTACGACCATAAATCCAATTCGTGCATTGGTGGTGATTGTGAATGCTACATTCAGGTTGTTTGGAGAGACACTACTCATGTTGGGTGTGGTAGAGTTAAATGCGATAAATGCCAAATGAGATGCACTCTTGTTGTTTGTCTTTATAGTCCTCCAGGAAACGATGGTGAACGTCCTTACTAG